One window from the genome of Leuconostoc suionicum encodes:
- a CDS encoding Na+/H+ antiporter, translating to MAILELIVILIVAVTISNIVSHFIPEIPISLFQIAIGLFLALVCGIYVEVDSEWFMLLFIAPLLFNDAWRFPKHELWELRGPILGNSIILVILTTLVGGFLMHLLMPQLPKSVALALAAVISPTDPVAVQAIARRVKLPENVMHIVSGESLINDASGLVSFNTAIKATIAGTFLIGEAIGNFFWMTIVGLAIGLILGSFVSWLRDSFDRAGLNDVVFHTVVTLLMPFVIYWVAEDIFHSSGVIAVVAGGVLSKILSDQHMNARSPEINVVTVRTWEVFVYLLNGTIFILLGIELPAAMKDIVRSTQVHTGMAIFYGVAVWFIIFAIRTFWAYGTQITYHLKHKERAISFRMAIISGLTGVRGAVTMAAVLTVPSTIADGSAFPQRNLLVFVAAVVVIISLLVATIMLPIVTKQRTTHDFTQPEVGEVETSSTHESKVDLTEAQARIFSIRIGIQVLREQQNDHNRIIVYELIGRKQQIIDQIYRQLNKSNDHKVNIEDDRELRRVALEAQRNCLRQLLADEKISILTYSSQNRRLDRLENMIDSDKHYHLSTQWIIILWRRTLRSIRIWISDESTDQFREESSMATKEMAKEAIQSLSEYMEKYTGDTVSHRMERQAAYNLIIFYRNQIEKERHPDTPEQRELDDRYRMELEIKALNVERETIQQLYEQGRISRQAGVNIRQFINYAETAALAGRDEE from the coding sequence ATGGCAATATTAGAATTAATTGTAATATTAATTGTTGCGGTAACCATCTCTAACATTGTGTCGCATTTTATACCTGAGATACCTATCAGTTTATTTCAGATTGCGATTGGTCTCTTTCTAGCACTGGTATGTGGTATTTACGTTGAAGTTGATTCAGAGTGGTTTATGCTATTGTTTATAGCACCATTATTGTTTAACGATGCATGGCGTTTTCCAAAACATGAACTTTGGGAATTGCGTGGACCAATTTTAGGTAATTCAATTATTTTGGTTATCTTAACAACGTTAGTCGGTGGATTTTTAATGCACTTACTAATGCCTCAACTACCAAAATCAGTGGCTTTGGCCCTAGCGGCTGTGATATCACCAACTGATCCGGTGGCTGTGCAAGCCATTGCTCGGCGTGTGAAGCTTCCTGAAAATGTGATGCATATTGTTTCGGGAGAAAGCTTAATCAACGACGCGAGTGGGTTGGTTAGTTTTAATACGGCGATTAAAGCTACCATCGCAGGTACTTTTCTAATTGGTGAAGCCATTGGAAACTTCTTTTGGATGACTATCGTTGGATTAGCTATTGGGTTAATTCTAGGTAGTTTTGTTAGCTGGCTACGTGACTCTTTTGATCGTGCTGGCTTGAATGATGTGGTTTTTCATACGGTTGTGACTTTGTTAATGCCGTTTGTTATTTACTGGGTTGCTGAGGACATTTTTCATTCTTCTGGTGTAATTGCAGTTGTGGCTGGTGGCGTTTTATCGAAAATTTTGAGCGATCAGCATATGAACGCGCGTTCACCTGAAATAAATGTGGTTACAGTGCGCACCTGGGAAGTATTTGTTTATTTGCTAAATGGCACAATTTTCATCTTATTAGGCATTGAACTTCCTGCTGCCATGAAAGATATCGTGCGAAGTACGCAGGTTCATACGGGTATGGCCATCTTTTATGGTGTTGCCGTTTGGTTTATCATTTTTGCTATTCGTACATTTTGGGCGTACGGCACGCAAATTACGTATCATTTAAAACATAAGGAACGTGCCATTTCTTTTCGAATGGCGATCATATCGGGTCTTACTGGTGTTCGTGGTGCGGTTACAATGGCTGCTGTTTTAACTGTTCCATCGACTATTGCAGACGGATCGGCCTTTCCACAACGTAATTTACTCGTTTTTGTGGCGGCAGTGGTAGTAATTATTAGTCTGTTGGTGGCCACAATTATGTTGCCAATTGTTACCAAACAACGAACCACGCATGACTTTACACAACCAGAAGTAGGCGAAGTTGAAACATCAAGTACCCATGAATCTAAAGTTGACTTAACTGAGGCACAAGCAAGAATATTTTCCATTCGAATTGGTATACAAGTTCTCCGTGAGCAACAAAATGATCATAATAGAATTATTGTCTATGAATTAATTGGCAGAAAACAACAAATTATTGATCAGATTTATCGACAATTAAACAAAAGTAATGATCATAAAGTCAATATTGAAGATGATCGAGAATTGCGACGCGTCGCATTGGAAGCGCAGCGAAATTGTTTACGACAACTGCTCGCCGATGAAAAAATATCTATACTAACTTATTCTTCTCAAAATCGACGTTTAGATCGTCTAGAGAATATGATTGATTCTGATAAACACTATCATCTGTCTACCCAGTGGATTATTATATTGTGGCGGCGTACGCTAAGAAGTATTCGTATTTGGATTTCGGATGAGTCAACTGACCAATTTCGTGAAGAGAGTTCAATGGCCACTAAAGAAATGGCCAAGGAAGCTATTCAGTCTTTGTCTGAATATATGGAAAAGTATACAGGTGACACTGTTTCACATCGAATGGAACGCCAAGCGGCTTATAATTTGATTATATTTTATCGTAATCAGATTGAGAAAGAACGTCACCCTGATACACCAGAACAACGTGAACTAGATGATAGATATCGAATGGAATTGGAAATCAAAGCATTAAATGTGGAACGTGAAACGATTCAGCAACTTTATGAACAGGGGCGTATTTCAAGGCAAGCGGGCGTGAACATACGTCAGTTTATCAATTATGCTGAAACAGCTGCTCTAGCAGGAAGGGATGAGGAATAG
- the murB gene encoding UDP-N-acetylmuramate dehydrogenase: protein MQLENIEILENHSLAPYAYTQAGGLVDYLAIPKSIHELKVLVNWAKELDMPVQVFGRLSNLIVRNGGLRGLSILLHDLRDVVVDQNKIVASAGADLIWVTEQAFEHGLSGLEWGAGIPGSVGGAVFMNAGAYGGQVDMVVSSVTALMPDGTLQNFGKDVLEFGYRKSVFQSNGGIIISATFELQPDSCAAIRTRMDENNFKRANKQPLNYPSNGSVFKRPEGYFAGKLIMDSKLQGVRRGGVEVSKKHAGFMVNVAHGTGNDYEDLIHYVQKTVYEKFGVNLETEVRIMGER, encoded by the coding sequence ATGCAATTAGAAAATATTGAAATACTAGAGAATCATTCGCTAGCACCTTATGCTTATACGCAAGCTGGTGGATTGGTTGATTATTTAGCCATCCCAAAAAGTATTCATGAATTGAAAGTGCTGGTGAACTGGGCTAAAGAATTAGACATGCCTGTGCAAGTTTTTGGTCGGCTATCCAATTTAATCGTTCGCAATGGTGGCTTACGGGGATTATCTATCTTACTACATGACTTGCGAGACGTCGTTGTGGATCAAAATAAAATCGTAGCATCAGCTGGCGCTGATTTAATTTGGGTAACTGAGCAAGCGTTTGAACATGGGCTGAGTGGTTTAGAGTGGGGCGCAGGAATCCCAGGGTCAGTTGGTGGAGCGGTATTCATGAATGCAGGCGCTTATGGGGGGCAAGTTGATATGGTTGTGTCATCTGTCACTGCATTAATGCCAGACGGCACTTTACAAAATTTTGGGAAAGATGTATTGGAATTTGGTTACCGAAAATCTGTTTTCCAGAGCAACGGGGGCATTATAATTAGTGCGACTTTTGAATTGCAACCAGATAGTTGCGCTGCTATCAGGACACGAATGGATGAAAACAATTTTAAACGTGCTAATAAACAACCACTAAATTATCCATCGAATGGCTCCGTTTTTAAGAGGCCAGAAGGTTACTTTGCAGGTAAATTGATTATGGATTCTAAACTGCAAGGTGTCCGCCGTGGTGGCGTAGAGGTATCTAAAAAGCACGCAGGCTTTATGGTTAATGTTGCTCATGGTACAGGTAATGATTATGAAGATTTAATCCATTATGTGCAAAAAACGGTTTATGAAAAATTTGGTGTGAATTTAGAAACGGAAGTCAGAATAATGGGAGAGCGTTAA
- the ndk gene encoding nucleoside-diphosphate kinase, with protein MVERTFMMIKPDGVSRGKIGEIIQRIEHKGYAIKAMKMVQPTPELLAKHYAEHVGKSFYPSLVQYMTSGPVIAMIGEGTNIVSGWRTIMGTTNPTLAAPGTIRGDLGREWEGEAVMNIVHGSDSVEAAEYEIKLWFA; from the coding sequence ATGGTAGAACGTACTTTTATGATGATCAAACCAGATGGCGTTTCGCGTGGTAAAATTGGTGAGATTATTCAGCGAATTGAGCATAAAGGCTATGCGATTAAAGCGATGAAAATGGTACAACCTACTCCTGAATTACTGGCAAAGCATTATGCTGAACATGTAGGTAAATCATTTTATCCTTCGTTAGTGCAGTATATGACTTCGGGACCGGTTATTGCGATGATTGGAGAAGGGACCAACATTGTATCAGGGTGGCGAACAATTATGGGAACGACCAATCCCACACTAGCTGCACCGGGAACCATTCGTGGTGATTTAGGTCGTGAATGGGAAGGGGAGGCTGTTATGAATATCGTTCATGGTTCGGACAGTGTTGAAGCGGCCGAATATGAAATCAAATTATGGTTTGCGTAA
- a CDS encoding YehS family protein, whose amino-acid sequence MAFNNNDIIIRLRYALNIKNADMIKIFKFGGVTLDEDQLHDLLTKQAEGTKRDEKVTTKILESFMNGLIISQRGEKIGPDLKPVPPTFDMVNEAAINNVVIKKLKIAMAYTSDDLIGFLKTAGIQISNSELSAILRRPDHRNYKPAGDRYLRNILKGMAMEYRPEDVKRTARK is encoded by the coding sequence ATGGCTTTTAACAATAATGATATAATTATTCGTTTACGTTATGCACTCAACATAAAAAATGCTGATATGATCAAAATTTTTAAATTTGGTGGCGTAACACTAGATGAAGATCAATTACATGATCTATTGACAAAACAAGCAGAAGGTACGAAACGTGATGAGAAGGTCACTACAAAAATACTTGAATCTTTTATGAATGGCTTGATTATTTCACAACGAGGTGAGAAAATTGGTCCCGATTTAAAGCCTGTACCACCAACATTTGATATGGTGAACGAGGCAGCAATAAATAATGTTGTTATTAAAAAATTGAAAATTGCGATGGCCTATACTAGTGATGATTTAATTGGTTTCTTAAAAACGGCAGGTATTCAAATTTCTAATAGTGAGTTAAGTGCAATATTGCGTCGACCGGATCATCGAAATTATAAGCCGGCTGGTGATCGCTATCTACGTAATATTTTAAAAGGTATGGCCATGGAATACCGTCCTGAGGATGTCAAACGCACAGCAAGAAAGTAG
- a CDS encoding CsbD family protein: MSFEEKFDNAKDKIAGKAKELEGKITGDKAREVEGKTQNVKGEAKDDVQKVRDVAHDDVDAVKDALKNKKDNPEK; the protein is encoded by the coding sequence ATGTCATTTGAAGAAAAGTTTGATAATGCTAAAGATAAAATTGCCGGTAAGGCAAAAGAACTTGAAGGAAAAATTACCGGTGATAAAGCACGTGAAGTCGAAGGTAAGACCCAAAATGTTAAGGGCGAAGCCAAAGATGATGTACAAAAGGTTCGAGATGTTGCCCATGACGATGTCGATGCCGTAAAAGATGCTTTGAAAAATAAAAAAGATAATCCTGAAAAATAA